In Lolium rigidum isolate FL_2022 chromosome 7, APGP_CSIRO_Lrig_0.1, whole genome shotgun sequence, the DNA window aacctccaccatatcaacacaatccatggttccattgcccaccgcatagtcatattcatagttatgaaaatagtggttttgctttttatgcaatagtgataaacatagtactttgcaagtaatttgataaaaatactcaaatgacatgagcaagtgatgaacttgcctgaatactgcaaagtgttgcagttggatggtgtggactgacccttgtcctcttgttctgaaaaatagcatcattgtccgataagggcaatggttaaagaagcaattatgcatgattccagttttagggtttgttcccccctttcccGGTGTTTATTATTTTTTAGGTAGAAGGtttatactaagaataatttgggaatacttgtTTAGGGAAAAAtataaccttgaaatgttgtcaaggtgtttttgaggTCCAAACTTATTAATGGACTTAATTTTtgattatagaaaataatatgtgatttaaatgattatttaaatcatcatatTAAGACTTATTTTtgattatcttcaaaaattctcttttatattttatttagatagggaattttatgctgatcaattttcatatttttaattatttttttagagcttttatgaattttctattgaatttccaatttcctggtttttaatgaaatttggaaaagtctgttttgcccctgggcccacctgtcagtggagcccagtggtttggctagaccagctcgggtccaaccgacccgagcggtcggtcgctcactccctcacctcgcgcgctcgacctaaccctaatcctctcctgtgctctggcgacccgcgtcgcccgcatcgtcgccggccgattccggcgatcaccggccgccatggcccatgccatggggcgcaatcgaaccgccagTCGACGGCGATTCGTtccctccgcgtcgatctgacgcgggtGACCCGCTGCTCTCGGCCTCGACCCcctctggtgctagggttacgggatccgttcgatcccgccgttcctggCGCTCCTGGAGCTTGGGCTTCGCCcaggcttcgccgccgtggtgcgggtgtTTCCacggtgccgccatggcctggcttggcctggcgccgccgcgctcctgtgtgcgccgccgtggtcgccatggccgcgccTGTCTACTTGACCACGGTAAGTGCGCCACCCCTCTTCTTCTCCTTACTCtgcttcctctcttccttctCCTAGCTTGGTCACTGGCCTGCCTCTACTCACAGAGGTGTGGCCGTGCCGTGATGTTGCTTGCTTGCTCTGCCTGTGCGTATGCTGCTATGCTCGTTGCTGTTgccatgcgtatgctgctgctgtgcaatTGCTATGAATTCTGGCTGCTGTGCTATGCTATTGTGCTCTGTAGCTGTCTGTTGCAACTCATGgtctcttgctcatgagcatgctgtgatGCTCTGTGTGATTTTAGTAACTCCTGCTGCTGCTCTGTATAATATTCCTTTCCTGTAAATGTCATGGATTTCCCTTGGCTTGATCACtctgtgatgatccttgcctttggcaagtgccagtgctctggATATGATTATGGAGCTCTATTcatttatctgtgatgcaattgtttaaTTAAATGGTTCATGACTTGATGCCCGTGATGTCTtagcatgccctggcatgctctagccaacacctgatgatcatatgatcatcagttgcttgtaaatgCTGCGGTGTTGTGTCTGTGACTCATGCTACACAACCTGTGATGTGTGTATGTCACACAGGTTTGCtctggtgtgtgctggtgctgGTTTAAAcaactgctgttgcttgcagtggtccattggatcactgcaaagccctAGTGCTTTGATTTGTCTGTTtagttcacttatctgtattgGCCTGAATTatactgaagtggataagtgatgtgaactgctttgcagttgtgatcatccaattgattatggcagggctagatggatgccaacaccttgttgtgtaccctagccctaaactgaatccaaatggatagtGATGTGTGGGTTCTTGTGCTGGCTGTAGGTTGAGGTAGTCCTGGCAGCACTATATTGCTGTCAAGGATAGCTCCCTTCTTCTGTgactttctgtgatggatagatgctttctggctgatcatgtttgactgccagaggccttttgatgttgacaaaaccAGTAGAAACTTGTGTTTCTaccattctgatggtgtagctagactATTAGGTGCTTGGTATCTTGGTAATGGCTGATtgggatcaaatccatgatggatttctctggttgtgtcactatGTTGACACCACCAGTGTTCCCTTGATTGTTTCCCTGCTAGCCTTTGCTGTAGTCACTGGCatcaaatggttttgcaaccaaatgatgatatatccagggttttccaccctaatttgattctgtgatgcaggtgtatgcttatttatgggcaaaacagatgtttgcccatgatttcttgtgtatacctcactccagctcctagatttattggttggtgtagaggattcagtcgttggttgagttcttggcttgccctgctcctccttgcaagcttgatctcttggtttattttctcGGTGAGTGGAAATAGATGCAACAGCTCTAGCTCGTTCATctcgttcttggtgttcttggctgttcttgatgaacttaccaccgtcgcttgtcgatggatgaacaaatgactagggtttggctccgaaaaggttatatatggtgctCTCTTGCCTCACCGGTCGACGGCTCCCGCTTGCCACCCTTGTGACTCACCGTGTGTGTGTGCGGCATGCACACAGCctcgtgagcaggctgtgtgtgtgtgttgtcaagtgctgtgcacttggacctGGAACTTGGCTTTGGCCCGGATCAGTTCGGCCACATTGAGCTTATCTGCTCATTTCACCTTTCCATTTGATTTctaacttgccaagtggctttgccacttggcataacttctctttgttgtgtttttgtgcagggatcaaccaTGGCTAAAAATGGATTTGGAATTCTTCCAGtttaagatcaaatgaagatgatcttgtagaatttagactaggatcattaacttgtaatttttctttatttttctttcttctattctgcccatttatgtaatgtgttgtaattcatttattatgaataatgtaaaaacaatgtatcttgtgtgttattcaataaagctcaaggttttccctCATGAGCTCCATGttattataattgttcatcttgtttattattgatttttatacttaatgaatttcctcaattgaattatttaaggtaattatttaatgtttgaatttgaaattcaaattcaaccttggttagaattcaaccatgtcatatcatttaaAATCCAATCAagtaaactctcccctctcttctcaaaaccctaaactaatgaagtgagatacaagtttgtcgcactctcgaaaccctaaccctgtaaggtgtcgagagagaaacttgtcccccttcgatgcagtttttgtttaaaagcgcgaaatttccccagaatttactatgcagtgcacatccctttctaaaatctacccctcgattgtcactaaacctgggacattacagatgcgcaccgacggcatggacgaggatcagctggcttggtggaaggagaccaaggcggacatcatggcgaggaagaaggctgtGCGTGAAGCTCGTGATGCAAgtgctcaaggtgagtctccggcgagtggtggcgCCGATGTCGATGGTTGATCATATTTGGgaacttccgtggcttgaacattgcctatgatcgcgttgtgatgttaaaaactatgaattatgcatcacatattttggatgtgctatgtttgatctaaatttgttgtgcaaattgttgtctaaaaccctgttttgaggggttgaaaactcgggcgagctagcagaacccgtatccccaccccgtaaaacaaaaTGGGTGgagatacgggttctgctagctcgcccgagttttcggccggcgaaaagtgaatacagggcgctctattcgcgttttaaggggcgaaaaaatacgggacccttagacatgctcttagaaccATGGATAAACCGCTTTCAGTCGCAATCTTAACTCGCAGCAAGCCCGGGCGCGCCTTCCATCTCCGAGCATCACATCAGCGAAGACCGACTGACTGGTTGGCAATTGGCATATCCAAACAATTCATCTGATCCGATGGGACGATGCTCACTCTGCTTCCTGGTAGCCTGCGTGCCGCTGCCGCCAGCGACCGGTGCACTGAACCAACAAAACCCTACCGGAACTCTAACCTTTTCCTGGTGGCGCGGTGCACAGGGTCCGTTGCCACCACCACTGCACCACCCTAATTTCTTCCCAAGTCTCGCCGCGAAGTCGCCGCTTGATTGTTCCGCCGAGACTAACGGTGGAAGAAAGGCGGCCTAGGGGACCGAGCGAGACAGCAACATGATCATTGGTAGCTAGCTTGATTGTCAATCGAGACGGTGTGTTGCTGGAAATTAACCCGGCCTTGGCGCGCGCGCCTTCAGGTCAAGCGCCGCCGGTCTGAAAACACGTCCGGGAAGCTGCCGAGGTTCTCACTCACCATTGTCCACTCTCCATGCGCACGCATCTGACATTCGGACTTGATTCCGCCATGGCGCGCGCACAGGTACGGGTACGTACAGGTCCACGTTACCAAGGGATCGAGGTTGCTTGTTAATTCGTATGAACTATTTGAAAGTTTCCGGTGTGAAAATGTCGCAAATTGCTGAAGCCCGGTCGGTCCACATCTTGTAAATTTCACCACACGACTAAGCAAGTTGGAGTTAATCTACACCCGGCTGCTCTTTTGAGGGGGACTGGTCACTCGTTGATATAGGCGTGTTTTGTGGCATGGTCACCCTTTGGCTCGCATGTGTTTCGCAGTTTTTAGGCCGTCTGCATTGTCACACCGCACGGTTCTTAAAGCACCTCCGGGACAGGTCCGGGATGAACGTCCAGTTTGACAGTTTCTCTAGGGGCAGGTTCTGgcgagacgaaaatcgacaacgcCGTTCGCACGAGCGCTCCGCCTCGGCATGGCGGCAGAAGGCGAAATCCGACGGCGTTGCGTGAAAAAGATAGGGGTCACCTCCCTCTccggttaccctctccattagccccctcccaaaATTTCCCTTTCCCCAATTTTCGCACCGGCGACGGCTGCGGCGACCCAGATCTGGCCTCGCGCATCTGACTCTGGTCGTGGTCTGGACGAGGAGCTCCTCCCATCGGTCTCCGGCGCCGGACCAGGGTTGTCGTTTCCAGCCGCGGCGGGGCCTGCGCACATCTTCTCCAACTTCCGGCCGTCTCCATCGTCTGCCATGAcggaggtaaggggaaactcctttgctctactgtagtgttagattgatgttggtagaactagttgggttcgataagactgttcgtaatgcatagatgttgtttgagtagaccgactAGCTCCAGCTTCTACAACACGCCGCAACACTCATCATTTGTATACAAGCCTGAATCttgatggtgcacaagagagcagttaggcatgctgctttTCCTCCTGTCATGTACGGTcctatgttacaacgagatcACGAGAGGATGGCTAATCTAAACTACATCTACAAGTGCAACGATGTAGAGGCTATCAGATGCTTCGTatgagaagagcccctttctatgcacttgtgaaaacgttcaggGCTAGAGGACTGCTCAtagatagcatccacacctctgtcgAAGAACAAATCGCAATGTTTTTTCATGTCgtgggtcataaccagaggttcagagtcatccatagcaCATTTAGGCGATCCACGGAGAttatctctcggtacttccaaCATGTGTTGTACGTATTTGGGGAGCTCAGAGAtgaaatgatcaagccagcaTCAACTAACACACCACCCAAAATCAAGAACAGCTACATGTGGTTCCTGTAATTCAAGGTGAGTACAAAATTATGTTCGTTCTACTTATCAGATGTGTGGTACTGTCACAAATATGACTATGTGCTAATTGTTTGACATGATTGCGTTGtggctattgatggtactcatgtgactgcaaaggtaccgagatcaatgcCTGCAACATTTCatgggaggaagcactacaccagccagaacgtgctagcagCTGTGGATTTAGATATGAGGTTCACATACATGCCtgctgggtgggagggttcagctcatgatgcaaGCATCATGTCCGACagcttgtcaaggcctgatgggttaCAAATCCATTGAGGataagttctaccttggagatgctggatatgcatgccgacatgatattctacctcccttcaggaaaacaaggtaccacctcaacgagttcaTTCCTAGGAACCGACCACAGAATGcgaaagagttgttcaatctgagacactcaagccttagagtcaccattgagagggtctttgctgcattgaagaacatgttcaaggtccttgaccaggAATCGTTCCACACTTTTGACACTCAAGTAAACCTGGTCCTTGCTTgttgcattcttcacaactggattcTAGGTTGGGCGAGGATGACTTCTTCCaagaggttgtcacttttgatgaagttgaGACCGACCATGGCTTGGAGGGATGCGACAATGAAGCCTGTAAGGAGAAGAGGAAAGAGTGGGAAGATGCTatgtgggaagccagaggcaacaccaccattTGAGAAAGAGAAGAACAAATGAAGAAGTgaagtgaagaagtgaagaagaagaagaagaacccctttGGCCCCCTGTTTCTCGGATTCCAATTTGATTCCCGTATGTTGAACAGCCCCGTGATGATATCTGAACTGTATCCAAACCAAACCTGCGTAaccagctgagacaaactgaattAAACCAACCCACAAAATTCTATGCTGAAACCAAACCCAAATCAAACCAAGCTATGGCAGGAACTGTGGTTCTACACTACAGTTTTAGATCGGCTACCCACCAAACCATGCACCGCGGAGGCTGCAACAACTGTTGCCGCGGAGGCGGGGCCAACGAGCGGTAACGACGGCTGTCGTGGAGGCGGGGCCGACGAGCGGTGAACAAACGGTGACTGCGGCTGACGCGGAGTTGGCGCTGGCGATCCGTGGAGGTGGCTGTCTCGGAGGTGTCGCCGGTGCGTTGCGGAGGCGGGCCGGCGGGCGGCGACAGGGACGGCGAACGGCGCGCAAACGGTGACGGCGGCTGATGCGGAGTTAGCGCTGATGAGGGGCGACGACGGCTGTCGTGGAGTTTGGCGCCGGTGAGCGGCTGTCGCGGAGTTGGGGCCGTGTAGGCGGCACCCGCTGCGTTGCAGAACCAATCTCACCAACCGGGTGAGAACTGTGGACCGGAACTATTTGGAACCGGATCAGTTGAGACCCGTACCCGACCATACCTAACCATTTGATATAGGAAACTAAACTAAACCAAACTATTACCAGATTCAGCCCATTAATACCTGAACTATACAAGACCATAAGCAAAAACCAACCGGACCCACCCGGTTAAAACAAAACCAATCTCAGGTTTATTTGTATTAGCTAGGGAGCATCGTTATGAACTACCATTTGTACTAGCTAGGACTGATTTCGTGACTGCTAGCTCGTGTACAACTGTCATGAATTATGATTTCTGTATGATGGGAGGTGATAGTATGATAAGGCTACCCATTATAGAGAAGAGGTGGCCTTATGCTTgcctggatggtaccaaacaTGTGTAATTTCATCTCCATCGagatttagggttggttgcaggtCAAACAAATAAAAAGGCTTTTTTAGCCCAAACCatgcagcccgacctaccaaacaacagaCCAATTATGAGTTATGGCTCGTTTCGAACGCACACACCAGTGAACGCACACACCAGTGAACCACGAATCagacccaggctaccaaacgcgtccATATAGTACCTGTGGTCTGTGGAGTATAGTCACCCACGATTTGTTATGGTTGAGTTTAGTTGTGTGCTCAGATGGTTAAGGTCAAGTCGGTACCAGCAATTTCGTGTGGATTGTATGCAGGAGATCATAGGCTACGTACGTGGTCTCCCGCCAGTTTCAAATTAAGCTTGAACCTGAACCACGACGTGCCGGCCGCTGCCTGCACGCGTATCGTCCCACTGGGTCGAGCCTATAGCAGCACACGGCGGCCATACCTGTTCAAACTCTCAATTTGCTGCCGGCCGGCCACTTATTCAGGAGTGTTTTTGTTCATCCGCGCACGAACCCTAAATCATGAACCCTAACGTACACTTTCTTTCATCCGCACGATCATTTCAGCCTATTGTTTTACCACTTCAAACAAAAAACTTAACATCATAAAATAAAGGCAGTATGAAATGACATGTCCCAAATGCGACGAACGGCCGACAGCTACAATATTTGAACGCCCATATGGCCTGGTTTCCTACAGGTTAATTGGACTTTCATATGCTCTCAACTTGTTAATTACTTATACTGCTACACGGTGGCACTCTTAACTCTTACTACTACTTAGCTGTCAAAGTTCAGGCCGATCCGATCTGACGGACAAGGTACTGAATCCTAGTGTGATGCCAGCTAAACCGGTCGCTCAAGCCCATAACGAGCTTACTAGTTAAGGTAAAACGCGCACATAATGACAGAAAAAACCTTGCTAGAACTATACTGATGAGCATGTGAAGCCGTCAGGTTTTGCCCATGTCGACGTACGTAACCAGGTACGAAACACGCACGAGGCCGGGCTCGTCTtttgaagctcaagcactactcgaCCAGCTGGGATTTGGGTACGGACGAAGCTCGTAACCCGCGAACTCTTTGTGGTTATCCTGATTCGCAGCGACACTGCCCCGACATACATACAGGCATACAGCAAGGTGCCATTTGCTTAGCGCCGATGATAAGCGTGATTAGCCCGAGTGCCCGACACTAGATCCGGATCCGTGTACGTGCGTCTATTGAAAATGGGTTAAGTACGGAGAGCTGCTAGTCTGGACGTGCGTGCGTATGATCCAAAATTGCCAGCTAGGCTGCAAGCAAGAGGCTGCTAGGTCGTTGGGAATCAGGCGGGTTCAGATCGTAATTTCGAGGGGATTCCCTGCGCCGTACTCACCGTGGTGTAATGACAGCTAATGAACATTTGAATTTCTGCATATACATAACTATGTACCAGTTTCATAAAGAGTATTTTGCAAGTGGCAGCGCCATTTTCTTgacttactccctccattctgaaatagtctacattctaattctaaaatttgttctgaaataatcTACATTCGCTCGATCGTGTCGTCTTGTGATCCCTTGTGTTGGTTAGAGTAAGTGTGGCCATGTTGCTCGGGTCTTTGTTAGGCTGGGTGTGCGTGGGATTGGCCCTGTTGTTGTAGGGTTTCCCTCgtttttctcctaaaaattgagCACCTCTCTTCTCAATTAATGGTTGAGGCAAAGATTTTGCCTCTGTTAAAAAAATAACACTAAAAACGAAGTGGTTTTGCTCTCTTAatttattggatgttgttatttttGATGTAGTTTGGAGTTAATTTTTTCGTACCTCAGCTATTTTCTAATGTGTAAATTTAGTTTATTCCCCcgcatttttatttatttatttgataCTACATGGAGGAAACTGCACGAACCACCAGCTAGTGTCCAGACCATTGTGGCGGACTACTCACTGATATGTTTTTTGTTcaacaaaccaaaaaaaaatctaATATGTTATTCATAGATATAAATCCTTGATTAGCTCGATTAATAGCAATTCGGACAATTACTGCACGTAAGTAAGTGATTACATGGCATGTACATATCCCCTTTCATCTGGCTCAGGTTTTGTTAGATTCTACAAAAAGATTCAAAATATAAAACACTGCAAAAGAATCTAAAAAATTCGAGAAATTGAATAAATAGACACTAATAATTAGTCTAGTAAACTTGAGACATTTTgtttgcccttttaaaatgtttCAACACTTTTTATTAGATTCATTCAAGATTAGCCCGTTGTTCAAACTTTAGAAAAACCtttaaataaaaattaaaaacgGTGTCACAAAGTTTTGTCATTTTTTGTTAGATTCGGGCAAATAATATTGCAGAGACTTTTAGCAACAGTAGAAGGCTTGGTCACTTTTACTTATTTGGCCAATttgtgtttttcatttttttttcaaaccCTTGAAAATTTACAATAAATAGAAAACAAACACTAATTAATATGGAAAATTATGAGGTGGGGATTTTCACGGGCCCAATTTCCATGCTTGTTGTCAATCTAGATAATTTGTTATTTGATCATATCTTTTTGAGATGAGAACCCCGTCGTCTCTCACCGAAACATAAAAATCCTCCTATATGACACACCAAAGCATCAAACTTGTGGTTTGATCCGCCCTCATAACCATCCAATCACATGTTGGTTATCTACTTATCTTGATTTGTGATATCTGCAGTTAATTACATGAAAATTGGGCGGAAATCCACTTTGTCTCCTAGAAGTATATGAACCCATTGCGtgaaaaacatatttcaaaatgtcaaaaaattatgCCAAAAAATTTCACGTGTGGTAGACATATTACGTTCGTACACAAAGTTTTAATGAACATTTCTTGTggcttgtgtaaaaaagacattTTTTATGAACCCGAAAATATACTTccgatttttttgacattttaaaatatgtttgtaGGCATTTTTAGCAATTTAAGCAAAGAAACAAATTATCCAAACCGTACATGTAGCAACCTTAATGGCTGCACAGTGCGCTCAAAAGTCCTCCTCATCAGAGATATGTGGAGATTTTCTTGGAGCCTTCGGTCCCGGGAGAGCCATTTCTGCAATAAACCGAATCCGCCAGAAACGAATAGGTGGACGACGAACTCGGACGCACGTAGTCCGGCCAGTTGGTTACTTTACTATTGCCGGCGAGCTAGCTCGCCACACTCCACTTTCCTCGAAGCTTCGCGCTCATCTAGCCGTCCGATCGATGCGATGCACCCAAAATGTCAAGCCCATCATCAAATCCATCCACTCCACACGATCGAATTGATCCCACACCAAACCGCAGCTACCACCCGATGCGTTCCTAATTTCCTCCCAATTCTTCCTCTCATGTCCGTTGCTCTCTTGGTATTCTTCGAGTCCCATTCATATTTTTCCTGTCGAACCATCCCTGTCAGCCTGTCATGCTATGGCGAAGCACGGAGGCAACTTCCTCCTCCGGAGCCATCGCCATGCAAAGGGAGCTTCCTGGCGACCGGACTTGTTTACTCCCCGATATTCCAGCCCCGGGTCGTCATATAAACACCACCTTCCCCACCATATCTCCACACACATTCATCAGCAACTTCGTCTGAGCATCCTCGCCTTGTACACGCGCGGCGCATTCTTGCTCTAACCTCTAGCGCGATGGCAGAGCCGACGGCGCCACGACCACTCCTCCGCCGCGTGCTCTCCTTCCGGGAGCCGCTGCTGGTCATCCCCTACCTGATCagcttcctcgccgccgccgcttccgcctTCTTTCATAGCTACGCGTCCTTCCTGCAGTCCTTCGCCAGGTCCCTCGCCGTCGTCCCCTCTCACGCCGGCTGCGCCAAGTGCACGtacgcgtcgtcgtcgtcggcgtcgtgctGCGATAGCAACGTCGTGGActccaacgaggaggaggaggacgaggaggtgaggaaggaggaggtggaggcgatcatggcccgGATCGGGCTGGGCGTGAGCGGCGCCGGCGAGGGTCTCAAGGCCAGCATGGGCCACGCCGAGGTGTCCCGGCTGTTCGACGCCGAGGAGCCGAGCTTCGCGGAGGTGCGGCGCGCGTTCGCCGTGTTCGATGGTGACAAGGACGGGCTCATCGGCGCGGCCGACCTGCAGGGCGCGCTGGCGAGGCTCGGGTTCCGGGAGGACGCCGCGTCGTGCGAGGCCATGATCGCGGCCGCCAGccgcgggagcgggagcgggatgAACCTGTTCCAGTTCGTCACCTTCCTCGAGGACGGCCTCTGCTAAAAGCTGATGGCCGGTCTTTCACGTCCCTCGGCTCGGCAGAAGATGGGAGTGTGTGTGTTTTGTTCTTGCTCGTTTGTTTTTCCTTCTGCCGAGGTCGAGCTGTGCTGGGGCGGATCGATGGATTGTGCAACTGATTAACGCACTAATTCTCTAAGTTTTATtaatggaacgaagaagaagaagaactggTTTTGCCAATTGATGATAAATAAGTTTGGCAATACCATCATCTCAACAGTGTGTTGTGCATTGCTTCCGATTCTATCGGAGCACGATCTTTCGCTTCATTTTCTAGCAGCGTGGTGGTCACACAACGACTCTGTctctgaaagtctgtcaaaaatcAGACGCCAATGACAGTTCAAACTTGGATCAGTACATGATCTGGGTGATCCAGTCCAATTCACAGGGCTGAATCTCCTTTTCTCCCGATCTCGTCGCGTGTGTGCGTCGACATCGCaggcttcttcttctttcccgCCAGGAAGCTTCCTTGCAGCTGCTGCTGTGTACGAGCTGGAAAATTGGTTGAAGTTGACATGGACAGAAACAGAAGGTTCCAAGCTTGCGCAGCCAGCCAGCCCCTGTTTAACAAGTGTGTAAGTGGAGCCGTGCGTGCTCCGAGCGTGAGAAAGAGCGGTTGAGCGTGACGCGAATCGTGCAATAGGGACTTCGTACACGAGGAAGCTGCGAGGAAGCAGCGCTCGTTGCCGCCGGCCGTTGCGTACACTATTTGCTGCCGGCCTATGTTACCGTACACAAGTCACAATGCGTGGGTgaactttttgttgttgttgagaaAAACAGCATGACTTTGCTCCGTAGCTTTATTTTGATAGCAACTTTGCTCCGTAGCTTTATTAATCAAACAAAAGATACATTGTTGATTAGCAAAGCAACAATAAAACTCGGCAGGTCATCAGCCCAAACATTATGGTGTGTATCCATCTCTCTCGACAAGCGATCAGCAAGCAACAGTGCTTGCTTCCCTACTGCAAAAGCTAAACCTACAACTAGTGAAAATAGAGCACTGAACATAAATGTCATCGGAAATTGCAGCAGCTGCCGTAGATGGAAAAAAAAAAGTCGATTGCAAAGCTTCAACAACCTGCAAACAATCCGATTGGATGATTATACGATCACATCCGATCTCGTTGGCCAGTGCAATACCCCTGCTGATACCTCTTGCCTCTGTCGTGTTTGCTTGTTCCAATCTCATAGTGAATTGGGTTGTTACATGCAGCAATGAATCTCCCTGCATCA includes these proteins:
- the LOC124676033 gene encoding probable calcium-binding protein CML46, which codes for MAEPTAPRPLLRRVLSFREPLLVIPYLISFLAAAASAFFHSYASFLQSFARSLAVVPSHAGCAKCTYASSSSASCCDSNVVDSNEEEEDEEVRKEEVEAIMARIGLGVSGAGEGLKASMGHAEVSRLFDAEEPSFAEVRRAFAVFDGDKDGLIGAADLQGALARLGFREDAASCEAMIAAASRGSGSGMNLFQFVTFLEDGLC